Proteins found in one Erythrobacter sp. KY5 genomic segment:
- the mraY gene encoding phospho-N-acetylmuramoyl-pentapeptide-transferase codes for MLYLLAEWLGFEGPLNLVRYQTFRFGATLMTALIIGMIIGPKFINMLRVRQGKGQPIREDGPQSHLAKRGTPTMGGLMVLVALTLSLLLWMDPRSPFVWACLAVTMGFGIIGFLDDYDKVTKASHAGLSGKVRLLLEFVVAGIASYIIVSQISTDLYIPFFSDVQIPLGPAYYVFAAVFIVGFGNAVNLTDGLDGLAIMPVIIAAGTFAIIAYLVGRTDFTQYLGIPYVEGAGELAIFCAAIMGAGLAFLWFNAPPAAVFMGDTGSLALGGALGAIAVAAHHEVVLLIVGGLFVVETASVIIQVFWFKRTGKRVFRMAPIHHHFEQLGWSESKVVIRFWIIAIVLALVGLSTLKLR; via the coding sequence ATGCTCTACCTGCTTGCCGAATGGCTGGGGTTCGAAGGCCCGCTGAATCTGGTCCGCTACCAGACCTTCCGGTTCGGGGCGACATTGATGACGGCGCTGATCATCGGGATGATTATTGGGCCAAAATTCATCAACATGCTGCGCGTTCGTCAGGGCAAGGGCCAGCCGATCCGCGAAGACGGGCCGCAATCGCACCTCGCTAAGCGCGGTACGCCGACGATGGGCGGGTTGATGGTGCTGGTGGCGCTGACGCTGTCGCTGCTGTTGTGGATGGACCCGCGCAGCCCGTTCGTCTGGGCATGTCTCGCGGTGACGATGGGTTTCGGGATCATCGGTTTTCTCGATGATTATGACAAGGTGACCAAGGCGAGCCATGCAGGCCTGTCTGGCAAGGTGAGGCTGCTGCTCGAATTCGTGGTTGCCGGCATTGCGAGCTACATCATCGTCAGCCAGATCAGCACTGATCTTTATATCCCGTTCTTCTCTGACGTGCAGATTCCGTTAGGGCCTGCCTATTACGTCTTTGCCGCCGTGTTCATTGTCGGCTTCGGCAATGCGGTGAACCTGACCGACGGTCTCGATGGCCTGGCCATAATGCCGGTCATTATCGCGGCGGGTACATTCGCGATCATCGCCTACCTAGTCGGGCGCACCGATTTCACCCAGTATCTCGGCATTCCGTATGTTGAGGGGGCGGGTGAGCTTGCAATTTTCTGCGCCGCCATCATGGGAGCGGGGCTTGCCTTTCTGTGGTTCAATGCGCCGCCTGCCGCCGTGTTTATGGGCGACACTGGCAGCCTCGCTCTTGGTGGGGCGTTGGGCGCGATTGCGGTTGCGGCTCATCACGAAGTCGTGCTGCTGATCGTGGGCGGATTGTTCGTGGTCGAAACCGCCAGCGTCATCATCCAGGTCTTCTGGTTCAAGCGCACTGGAAAGCGTGTCTTTCGCATGGCGCCGATCCATCACCATTTCGAACAGCTCGGCTGGTCGGAAAGCAAGGTCGTGATCCGGTTCTGGATCATCGCCATCGTGCTGGCTCTGGTCGGCCTGTCCACTCTCAAGCTGAGGTAA
- the murD gene encoding UDP-N-acetylmuramoyl-L-alanine--D-glutamate ligase produces MITSSAFSGQRFAILGLARSGAAAAEALLASGAQLTVWDRQDVARTPFEGRCEIADPLEMDLSGFDALVVSPGVPLNTHPIAGHAAKHGVPIIGDIELFARARSQLLPHKVVGITGTNGKSTTVALVHHILKMAGIPSLLGGNIGEPIMAQEPLAPGENGEGVYVLELSSYQIDLTTSLDCDAAALTNITPDHLDRYDGFAAYAAAKERLFFMQSARNLAVFGTLKEPVGAIYRRQLELRGEDRAVAADLDALRERQGEWPSLQGPHNLENVAVAVAIVEELGVTEAQWQHALPRFRGLPHRMEIVCEEDGILFINDSKATNTDASAPALVAFPRCDGGKARIHWIVGGLAKEDGLGKCAEHLEDIAAVYTVGEAGPRFADLLEGRVPRVERCELVSEAVRRAKETATEGDVVLFSPACASFDQFRDYEKRGEHFRQLVGVIADCDVDCSAAWSAKDSAL; encoded by the coding sequence GTGATCACCTCATCCGCCTTTTCCGGCCAACGCTTTGCAATCCTGGGCCTTGCGCGCTCCGGGGCGGCAGCGGCTGAGGCCCTGTTGGCGAGTGGGGCGCAGTTGACGGTCTGGGACCGGCAGGATGTGGCGCGCACCCCGTTCGAGGGGCGTTGCGAGATCGCGGATCCACTGGAAATGGACCTCTCGGGCTTCGATGCGCTCGTCGTATCGCCGGGTGTGCCGCTCAACACCCACCCGATCGCCGGTCATGCCGCGAAGCACGGCGTTCCGATCATCGGCGATATTGAGCTGTTCGCCCGCGCCCGGTCACAGCTGCTGCCGCACAAGGTGGTCGGCATCACCGGGACCAACGGCAAATCGACGACCGTGGCGCTGGTCCATCACATTTTGAAGATGGCCGGCATCCCGTCGCTTCTCGGCGGAAATATTGGAGAGCCGATCATGGCTCAGGAACCGCTCGCGCCCGGAGAGAATGGCGAGGGCGTCTATGTGCTCGAGCTGTCGAGCTACCAGATCGACCTTACCACCAGCCTTGATTGCGATGCCGCCGCGCTCACGAATATCACGCCCGACCACCTTGACCGGTATGACGGCTTTGCCGCCTATGCTGCCGCGAAGGAACGGTTGTTCTTCATGCAGTCGGCGCGAAACCTTGCCGTCTTCGGAACGCTCAAGGAACCGGTGGGCGCAATCTATCGTCGCCAGCTTGAGCTTCGCGGTGAAGATCGCGCGGTGGCTGCCGATCTTGACGCGCTGCGGGAGCGGCAAGGCGAATGGCCCAGCCTCCAGGGGCCGCATAATCTTGAAAACGTGGCCGTGGCTGTCGCTATCGTCGAGGAACTGGGCGTAACCGAGGCGCAGTGGCAACACGCCCTGCCTCGCTTCAGAGGTCTACCGCATCGCATGGAAATCGTGTGCGAAGAGGACGGCATTCTCTTCATCAACGACAGCAAGGCAACCAACACCGATGCGAGCGCCCCGGCGCTTGTCGCTTTCCCGCGCTGCGACGGTGGCAAGGCGCGCATTCACTGGATCGTCGGCGGACTTGCGAAGGAAGACGGGCTTGGCAAGTGCGCCGAGCATCTGGAAGACATTGCTGCCGTCTATACCGTTGGTGAAGCAGGGCCACGTTTTGCCGACCTTCTCGAAGGCCGGGTTCCGCGCGTTGAACGGTGCGAGCTTGTGAGCGAGGCTGTTCGCCGTGCGAAGGAGACCGCTACCGAGGGAGATGTCGTCCTGTTTTCGCCTGCTTGCGCGAGCTTCGACCAGTTTCGCGACTACGAAAAGCGCGGCGAGCATTTTCGGCAGTTGGTCGGCGTGATCGCTGATTGCGACGTCGATTGCTCGGCAGCATGGTCGGCAAAGGACAGTGCACTATGA
- a CDS encoding FtsW/RodA/SpoVE family cell cycle protein, whose amino-acid sequence MSGAFIPTRGDAKFHAPVPQNRGFADRVRIWWREIDKWLLGMVLLLMALGTVAVAAASPAAGRQYQVAEFAFFQKHVIFQVLGIGVMLFVSLASRDNARRMGIVMAVVMLGLMLLVPVIGVEVNGARRWINLGMRLQPSEFLKPGFAILLAWMLSWRLRDPSLPVVAYATLTMALVAALLMLQPNLGATILFGGVWFVLVLLSGVSLQRLGALIAVGVSGLTAAYFLYDNARYRIDSFFGGGVAFDQVDLAQRTILNGGWTGTGLWLGRRKMSLPEAHTDYIFSVIGEEFGLLMCALILLLYAAIVARVLIRMVDEDNLFALLAGAGLVSLIGGQAFINMAVNLQLFPSKGMTLPLVSYGGSSTLAVCFTLGLLLAITRRNPFLEREKPGLKNLFERKEGRA is encoded by the coding sequence ATGAGCGGCGCCTTCATCCCCACGCGCGGCGATGCAAAGTTTCACGCGCCGGTGCCGCAGAACCGGGGTTTTGCCGATCGGGTGCGGATCTGGTGGCGCGAGATTGACAAGTGGCTTCTGGGCATGGTGCTGTTGCTCATGGCGCTCGGCACGGTCGCGGTCGCGGCCGCTTCACCAGCGGCGGGGCGTCAATATCAGGTCGCCGAATTCGCGTTCTTTCAAAAGCACGTGATCTTTCAGGTTCTCGGCATAGGCGTGATGCTGTTCGTATCGCTTGCGAGCCGCGATAACGCGCGGCGCATGGGTATCGTGATGGCGGTCGTCATGCTGGGCCTGATGCTGCTTGTCCCCGTGATCGGGGTCGAAGTGAATGGAGCGAGGCGCTGGATCAATCTCGGCATGCGCCTGCAACCGAGCGAATTTCTGAAGCCCGGCTTTGCCATCCTGCTTGCGTGGATGCTTTCATGGCGCCTGCGCGATCCGAGCTTGCCGGTGGTCGCCTATGCTACGCTCACCATGGCGCTCGTCGCTGCGCTTCTGATGCTTCAACCCAACCTTGGCGCGACGATCCTGTTCGGCGGGGTCTGGTTCGTGCTCGTCCTCCTCTCGGGTGTCTCGCTTCAGCGGCTAGGTGCTCTGATCGCGGTGGGTGTGAGCGGTTTGACGGCTGCCTATTTCCTCTATGACAATGCGCGCTATCGCATCGACAGCTTCTTTGGCGGCGGCGTCGCATTCGACCAGGTCGATCTTGCGCAGCGCACGATCCTCAATGGCGGCTGGACTGGCACCGGCCTGTGGCTTGGGCGGCGCAAGATGAGCTTGCCCGAAGCGCACACCGATTACATCTTTTCGGTTATCGGCGAAGAATTTGGCCTGCTTATGTGCGCCTTGATCCTGCTTCTGTATGCCGCCATCGTTGCGCGTGTGCTGATAAGGATGGTGGACGAAGACAATCTGTTCGCACTTCTCGCAGGAGCGGGGCTGGTGTCGCTGATCGGGGGTCAGGCTTTCATCAACATGGCGGTCAACCTGCAGCTGTTTCCGTCCAAGGGCATGACCTTGCCGCTGGTAAGCTACGGGGGATCATCTACGCTCGCTGTGTGTTTCACTCTTGGGCTATTGCTCGCCATCACCCGCCGGAATCCGTTCCTTGAGCGCGAAAAGCCGGGATTGAAGAACCTGTTCGAGAGGAAGGAAGGCCGCGCATGA
- the murG gene encoding undecaprenyldiphospho-muramoylpentapeptide beta-N-acetylglucosaminyltransferase: MNSETATGASRHFVLAAGGTGGHLIPAFALAEELHQRGHHVALITDDRGANIPGKPDYLTAHVLPAGRFGKNPLKWIGGIRAVLEGRNMALRLFESFEPSAVIGFGGYPALPALLAATSADIPSVVHEQNAVLGRVNRLLAGRVEAIATSYPDVARLKPKFAGKVHLVGNPVREEVLALRDEDFPAFTEEGLLRVLITGGSQGASVLSEVVPDGLAMLPPALCQRLQVTQQCRPEDVDAVRERYASHDIPAELGTYFEDMHERLAGTHLFIGRAGASTIAELTAVGRPAILVPLPIATDDHQAANTREIVKAGGARMIRQANFTPKELAKQIQALAQKPDSLSNAAHGAWNCGRPKAARDLADLVESFGGVDLMDVIRVGEHNTRGASQEAPVAKPATKDRAA; encoded by the coding sequence ATGAACAGCGAAACCGCGACAGGCGCGTCACGCCACTTTGTCCTTGCCGCAGGCGGCACCGGGGGGCACCTTATCCCGGCCTTTGCACTGGCCGAGGAACTGCACCAGCGCGGCCACCACGTCGCTCTCATCACCGATGATCGCGGGGCCAACATTCCGGGCAAGCCCGATTATCTGACAGCACATGTTCTGCCTGCGGGCCGTTTCGGCAAGAACCCGCTCAAGTGGATTGGCGGTATCCGCGCAGTGCTCGAAGGGCGCAACATGGCGCTGCGCCTGTTCGAAAGCTTCGAGCCGTCTGCCGTGATCGGCTTTGGCGGCTATCCCGCTTTGCCAGCTTTGCTCGCCGCGACCTCCGCCGACATCCCAAGCGTCGTCCATGAGCAGAATGCGGTGCTTGGCCGAGTGAACCGGCTGCTAGCTGGCCGGGTGGAAGCGATTGCGACCTCTTATCCCGATGTTGCCCGGCTCAAACCGAAGTTCGCGGGTAAAGTCCATCTGGTCGGCAATCCCGTCCGCGAAGAGGTACTGGCGCTGCGCGATGAGGATTTTCCTGCCTTTACCGAAGAAGGCTTGCTGCGCGTTCTCATTACCGGCGGCAGCCAGGGCGCAAGCGTGCTTTCCGAGGTCGTTCCCGATGGCCTCGCCATGTTGCCCCCTGCGCTTTGCCAGCGCCTTCAGGTGACGCAGCAGTGCAGGCCCGAAGACGTTGACGCCGTGCGCGAACGCTATGCGAGCCACGACATCCCGGCAGAGCTCGGCACCTATTTTGAAGACATGCATGAACGCCTCGCAGGAACGCACCTCTTTATCGGACGTGCGGGCGCATCGACCATTGCCGAACTTACCGCAGTAGGCCGCCCGGCAATCCTCGTGCCATTGCCAATCGCAACCGACGACCATCAGGCCGCCAATACGCGCGAGATCGTGAAGGCAGGCGGGGCACGGATGATCCGGCAGGCGAATTTCACACCCAAGGAACTGGCAAAGCAGATACAGGCACTTGCTCAAAAGCCCGACAGCCTTTCAAACGCTGCACATGGCGCGTGGAATTGCGGTCGGCCCAAGGCTGCGCGGGATCTTGCCGACCTCGTTGAAAGCTTTGGCGGAGTGGACCTGATGGACGTAATCCGCGTGGGCGAACACAACACGCGCGGCGCATCACAGGAAGCTCCCGTCGCCAAGCCGGCAACGAAGGACCGCGCAGCATGA
- the murC gene encoding UDP-N-acetylmuramate--L-alanine ligase, whose protein sequence is MKGVGTDIGVIHFVGIGGIGMSGIAEVMHNLGYTVQGSDIKESPVIERLREQGISVRIGHEKENVEGAAVVVTSSAVRRTNPEVAHALENRTPVVRRAEMLAELMRLKSTVAVAGTHGKTTTTSMIASLLDCGEIDPTVINGGIIEQYGSNARMGGSDWMVVEADESDGSFLRLDGTIAVVTNIDPEHLDHYGDFDGVKKAFVEFIHNVPFYGAAILCVDHPEVQAVIGDVRDRKVVTYGFSLQADICGVNVRPTESGNTFDVIVRQRGEEDRRIEGVHLPMPGRHNVQNALAAIAVAIEMGCSDETICNGFGSFSGVRRRFTKVGTVPFPTGHATIIDDYAHHPVEIRAVLGAAREATEAAGVEGRVIAVMQPHRYTRLNDLMDDFQNCFNEADMVFVTPVYEAGEEPIEGVSSESLVAGLKSRGHRSARTIEDHDGLAATLAEELREGDMVVCLGAGDITRWAATLAEAIESQRPKNRGA, encoded by the coding sequence ATGAAGGGCGTTGGCACCGACATAGGCGTCATCCATTTCGTCGGTATCGGCGGGATCGGTATGTCCGGCATTGCCGAAGTCATGCACAATCTCGGTTACACAGTGCAGGGCTCCGACATCAAGGAAAGCCCGGTGATCGAGCGCCTGCGCGAACAGGGTATTTCGGTTCGCATCGGGCACGAGAAAGAGAACGTCGAAGGCGCTGCCGTGGTCGTGACGTCGAGCGCGGTGCGCCGGACCAATCCCGAAGTCGCTCACGCGCTTGAAAACCGCACGCCTGTCGTCCGCCGGGCGGAGATGCTGGCCGAGCTCATGCGCCTTAAATCGACCGTCGCGGTCGCGGGCACGCACGGCAAGACAACAACCACCAGCATGATTGCCAGCCTGCTCGATTGCGGCGAGATCGATCCAACGGTGATCAATGGCGGCATTATTGAGCAATATGGCTCAAACGCGCGCATGGGCGGCAGTGACTGGATGGTGGTCGAGGCCGACGAAAGCGACGGCAGCTTCCTGCGGCTCGACGGCACGATCGCGGTCGTTACCAATATCGACCCCGAACATCTCGACCATTACGGCGATTTTGACGGGGTGAAGAAGGCATTTGTCGAGTTCATTCACAACGTGCCATTTTATGGCGCGGCAATCCTCTGCGTCGATCACCCCGAAGTTCAGGCGGTGATCGGCGATGTGCGCGACCGCAAGGTCGTCACATATGGTTTCTCGCTTCAGGCCGACATTTGCGGGGTCAACGTCCGCCCTACCGAAAGCGGCAACACGTTCGACGTAATCGTGCGCCAGCGAGGAGAGGAGGACCGCCGGATCGAGGGCGTGCACCTTCCCATGCCGGGTCGCCACAATGTGCAGAACGCGCTCGCAGCGATAGCGGTAGCGATCGAGATGGGTTGTTCTGACGAGACCATCTGCAACGGCTTTGGCAGTTTTAGCGGGGTCCGCCGGCGCTTCACCAAGGTTGGCACTGTGCCGTTTCCGACCGGCCACGCTACGATCATCGACGATTACGCCCACCACCCTGTCGAAATCCGCGCCGTGCTTGGCGCAGCGCGCGAAGCGACCGAGGCGGCAGGGGTGGAAGGCCGCGTGATCGCGGTCATGCAGCCGCACCGCTACACACGCCTCAACGATTTGATGGACGACTTTCAGAACTGCTTCAACGAGGCCGATATGGTGTTCGTCACGCCTGTCTACGAAGCAGGCGAAGAGCCGATCGAAGGCGTGAGCTCCGAAAGCCTCGTCGCGGGCCTTAAGTCGCGAGGGCACCGATCGGCGCGCACGATAGAGGATCATGATGGCCTTGCGGCAACACTCGCCGAGGAATTGCGCGAAGGCGACATGGTCGTGTGCCTCGGCGCGGGGGATATCACCCGCTGGGCGGCTACCCTTGCCGAAGCGATTGAATCACAACGGCCAAAGAACAGGGGCGCATGA
- the murB gene encoding UDP-N-acetylmuramate dehydrogenase: MNEMVQPGDWYDMDDGSAPTSSVEGSAGGVVPTDDIRGTLTKDAPLEKHVWFQSGGKADWLFEPADVDDLKSFLDRLDRQMPVMALGVGSNMIIRDGGVPGVVIKLGKPFMDVEITGDTTLKAGAATPVSMVARRAAKAGIDGLSFYVGIPGSVGGVTRMNGGCYGRETCQVLTDCDVLMPDGELVTLTNADLQYSYRHSALPDGAVVVEVRFEGFPGDPDTIKEEMDRISSQRKDSQPIGSRTGGSTFKNPDGHSSWKLIDDAGLRGFKHGGAMVSEKHCNFLINTGDATSSDIEGLGELVREKVYANSGIQLEWEIKRVGRP; this comes from the coding sequence ATGAACGAAATGGTGCAACCGGGCGACTGGTACGACATGGACGATGGCTCCGCTCCGACAAGCTCGGTCGAGGGATCGGCTGGCGGCGTGGTTCCGACCGATGATATTCGCGGCACACTGACCAAGGATGCGCCGCTGGAGAAGCATGTCTGGTTTCAGAGCGGAGGCAAGGCCGACTGGCTGTTTGAGCCCGCTGATGTCGACGATCTGAAAAGCTTTCTCGACCGGCTGGACAGGCAGATGCCCGTGATGGCGCTGGGCGTGGGTTCCAACATGATCATCCGAGATGGCGGTGTGCCCGGCGTGGTCATCAAGCTGGGTAAACCGTTCATGGACGTTGAGATCACTGGAGACACCACGCTGAAAGCCGGTGCGGCGACCCCGGTCAGCATGGTCGCACGCCGCGCCGCGAAGGCCGGGATCGACGGGCTGTCCTTCTATGTCGGCATTCCCGGCTCGGTTGGCGGCGTCACCCGCATGAATGGCGGATGCTATGGGCGCGAGACCTGCCAGGTGTTGACCGATTGCGATGTGCTGATGCCCGATGGCGAGTTGGTGACGCTTACCAACGCGGATCTGCAGTATTCCTACCGCCATTCCGCGCTACCCGATGGCGCGGTGGTGGTCGAAGTCCGCTTCGAAGGCTTCCCCGGCGATCCCGACACGATCAAGGAGGAGATGGACCGCATCTCCTCGCAGCGGAAGGATTCGCAACCCATCGGTTCGCGCACGGGCGGCTCGACCTTCAAGAACCCCGATGGCCACTCTAGCTGGAAGCTGATCGATGATGCCGGCCTTCGCGGCTTCAAACATGGCGGCGCGATGGTGTCTGAAAAGCACTGCAACTTTCTGATCAACACCGGCGATGCCACCAGCTCCGATATCGAGGGGCTGGGCGAACTGGTGCGCGAGAAAGTCTACGCCAATTCGGGCATCCAGCTCGAATGGGAGATCAAGCGAGTTGGTAGGCCGTGA
- a CDS encoding D-alanine--D-alanine ligase: MSDAAPLHVAVLMGGWANEREVSLMSGAGVSDALEMNGHRVTQIDMGRDVAQRIAEIKPDVVFNALHGVPGEDGSVQGMLDLMGLPYTHSGMATSVIAIDKQLTKQALIPHGVPFPGGRIVATKDIFERDPLPRPYVLKPVNEGSSVGVAIVTEDSNVGNPINRDALGPWQQFDRLLAEPFIKGRELTTAVIDSADGPRALGVTELVIEHGFYDYEHKYTEGRTQHVCPADIPAEIAALCEDYAIRAHTVLGCHGTSRTDFRWDDEAGEDGLFVLETNTQPGMTPLSLVPEQAKHAGISYPELVKLIVREALRVHAAKGGADG, from the coding sequence GTGAGCGACGCCGCGCCCCTCCATGTCGCGGTCCTGATGGGCGGCTGGGCGAATGAGCGTGAGGTTTCTCTGATGTCCGGCGCAGGTGTGTCCGATGCGCTTGAAATGAACGGCCACCGCGTCACTCAGATCGACATGGGCCGCGACGTTGCGCAGCGTATCGCCGAGATAAAGCCTGACGTCGTGTTCAACGCGCTTCACGGAGTGCCGGGCGAAGATGGCAGCGTTCAGGGCATGCTCGACCTCATGGGCCTGCCCTACACCCATTCGGGAATGGCGACCTCGGTTATTGCCATCGACAAGCAGCTGACCAAGCAGGCGCTGATCCCGCATGGCGTTCCTTTTCCGGGCGGACGGATAGTGGCGACGAAGGACATTTTCGAGCGCGATCCGCTTCCGCGCCCTTACGTTCTCAAACCCGTTAATGAAGGGTCTAGCGTCGGCGTCGCCATTGTTACGGAAGACTCCAACGTGGGCAACCCGATCAATCGCGACGCGCTCGGACCGTGGCAGCAATTCGACCGGCTTCTCGCCGAGCCCTTCATCAAGGGGCGTGAGCTTACCACTGCCGTGATCGACAGCGCTGATGGGCCGCGCGCGCTTGGCGTGACCGAACTCGTTATCGAGCACGGCTTTTACGACTACGAGCACAAATACACCGAAGGACGCACCCAGCATGTGTGCCCCGCCGACATCCCCGCCGAAATCGCTGCCTTGTGCGAGGACTACGCGATCCGTGCGCACACGGTGCTCGGCTGCCACGGCACCAGCCGCACGGATTTCCGCTGGGACGACGAGGCAGGCGAGGATGGCCTTTTCGTCCTCGAAACCAACACGCAGCCGGGCATGACGCCGCTCAGCCTCGTCCCCGAGCAGGCCAAGCATGCCGGTATCAGCTACCCCGAACTCGTCAAACTGATTGTTCGCGAGGCCCTCAGGGTTCACGCCGCGAAAGGAGGCGCAGATGGCTAA
- a CDS encoding cell division protein FtsQ/DivIB → MAKIKRSSGKGVRRAAKSQSRAAGARRAKARTSGFVDSAMGVLPFSEEQWSTIWLTVIIGGAVCIAFVIANLAGVPAMAQAQVAAMASDAGFEVKRVRVTGTDRMDEQAVYAIALAHRDRPMPEVELEALREQLKTQLPWVKDARVSLQLPSTLAIDIVERTPHAVLQKPDRLMLIDLEGAELEPIAREDAGEMLQISGPGAAQQVAPLGQLLAAAPALQPQVETAEWVGNRRWNLTFKSGQVLALPEGAETSAKALVKFARMDGQNRLIGGEVATFDMRSPPRIYMRVPGRADAIELAANSSAESQ, encoded by the coding sequence ATGGCTAAGATCAAGCGTTCGAGCGGCAAGGGCGTTCGCCGTGCTGCAAAGTCGCAAAGCCGAGCAGCAGGCGCACGCCGCGCAAAGGCCAGGACCAGCGGCTTCGTCGACAGCGCGATGGGCGTGCTGCCGTTTTCCGAAGAACAGTGGAGCACGATCTGGCTCACGGTGATCATCGGCGGTGCGGTCTGCATTGCATTTGTCATCGCTAACCTTGCAGGCGTGCCTGCCATGGCACAGGCGCAGGTTGCCGCCATGGCGTCCGACGCTGGCTTCGAGGTCAAGCGTGTGCGTGTCACCGGCACAGACCGCATGGACGAACAGGCCGTCTACGCCATCGCGCTCGCTCATCGCGACCGGCCTATGCCCGAAGTCGAGCTTGAGGCGCTGCGCGAGCAACTCAAGACGCAGCTTCCATGGGTGAAGGACGCGCGGGTGTCGCTCCAGCTGCCCTCGACGCTAGCCATTGATATTGTCGAGCGCACCCCTCATGCGGTGTTGCAAAAGCCGGATCGCCTGATGCTTATCGACCTTGAAGGCGCTGAACTTGAGCCGATTGCCCGCGAGGATGCTGGTGAGATGTTGCAAATTTCCGGCCCCGGCGCCGCGCAACAGGTCGCGCCGCTCGGTCAGCTTCTCGCAGCAGCCCCCGCGCTTCAGCCCCAGGTCGAGACTGCCGAATGGGTCGGCAATCGCCGCTGGAACCTGACTTTCAAGAGCGGGCAGGTGCTTGCACTTCCCGAAGGCGCGGAAACGTCGGCCAAGGCGCTGGTCAAATTCGCGCGCATGGACGGACAGAACCGCCTCATTGGCGGTGAAGTCGCGACTTTCGACATGCGTTCGCCGCCGCGCATTTATATGCGTGTGCCCGGCCGGGCCGATGCAATTGAACTGGCTGCCAATTCGTCTGCGGAGTCGCAGTGA
- the ftsA gene encoding cell division protein FtsA, producing MASKPSAKASGRLAKIFGAVNVGSFRISAMIMGETETGDLVVLGSGHRASAGVKRGYVTDMKAATYAIRDAVERAEKNAGTSIQSVWIACAGAGLKSSVSKVEIEIGGRRIEEEDIEHLLIEAQGMIEPDGRSVLHAIPAHYTLDGAHGVANPRGLHAERLGVDIHVMLADGAPVRNLMEAVQNAHLEVEAVVATPLACGYACLTEEERELGVALVEIGADVTNVSVFAAGMLLGLRAIPMGSGDITDAVASAFGIRRFQAERLKCVSGSAIASPSDHREMIPVHGPNEGPGEAGSPQARGADDKNRIPRAELISVITQSQSQLTTEIGKALKQMGFSGPRAGQVVITGGGAELAGLAEFTQSALAMPVRIGRAPTLTGLPEAHATPGFAGLAGLCLYAAEDPVDIRAIGARYTRTRDFGGSLDPFMGIARLWRALRENF from the coding sequence ATGGCCTCCAAGCCCTCCGCTAAAGCTTCCGGTCGCCTCGCCAAGATTTTCGGCGCGGTGAATGTCGGCTCTTTCCGCATCTCGGCGATGATCATGGGCGAAACCGAAACCGGCGACCTTGTGGTTCTGGGTTCGGGACATCGTGCCAGCGCGGGGGTCAAGCGCGGCTATGTGACCGATATGAAGGCCGCGACCTACGCCATCCGCGATGCGGTTGAGCGTGCTGAGAAGAATGCGGGAACCAGCATTCAAAGCGTTTGGATCGCCTGTGCCGGGGCAGGGCTCAAAAGCTCTGTCAGCAAGGTCGAAATCGAGATCGGCGGTCGCCGGATCGAGGAAGAGGACATCGAGCACCTGCTGATTGAAGCGCAGGGCATGATCGAACCGGACGGGCGCAGCGTGCTTCACGCCATCCCTGCGCACTACACGCTTGATGGAGCGCATGGCGTCGCCAATCCGCGCGGTCTCCATGCAGAGCGGCTGGGTGTCGATATTCATGTCATGCTCGCCGATGGTGCGCCGGTTCGCAATCTGATGGAAGCTGTTCAGAACGCTCATCTCGAAGTCGAGGCCGTCGTCGCGACTCCGCTTGCCTGCGGATATGCCTGCCTGACCGAGGAGGAGCGCGAACTGGGCGTGGCGCTGGTGGAGATCGGCGCGGACGTTACCAATGTTTCGGTCTTTGCGGCAGGAATGCTGCTTGGCCTTCGCGCGATACCGATGGGATCGGGCGATATTACGGATGCGGTCGCGAGCGCTTTCGGGATCCGCCGGTTCCAGGCCGAGCGGCTGAAATGCGTTTCGGGTTCGGCCATTGCATCGCCTTCCGATCACCGCGAGATGATCCCCGTCCACGGTCCGAACGAGGGTCCTGGCGAAGCAGGTTCACCTCAGGCACGCGGTGCGGATGACAAGAACCGCATCCCGCGCGCAGAGCTTATCTCCGTCATCACGCAAAGCCAGTCGCAGTTGACGACAGAGATCGGAAAGGCCTTGAAACAAATGGGCTTTTCGGGGCCGCGCGCAGGTCAAGTTGTCATCACCGGCGGCGGCGCGGAGCTCGCTGGGTTGGCCGAATTCACGCAAAGCGCGCTCGCCATGCCAGTGCGAATTGGCCGCGCACCCACGCTCACAGGCCTTCCTGAAGCGCATGCGACACCGGGCTTTGCTGGCCTTGCAGGGCTGTGCCTTTATGCGGCGGAAGACCCGGTCGACATTCGCGCGATTGGAGCGCGCTATACCAGAACACGCGACTTTGGAGGGTCACTTGATCCCTTTATGGGTATTGCCCGTTTATGGAGAGCGCTGCGCGAGAATTTCTGA